A window from Methylocystis sp. MJC1 encodes these proteins:
- a CDS encoding NrsF family protein: MKSEELIRRLAVNAKPVRRLPHPFSRTAAWFLVSLTYAAGLVFALGIRQDFAARIAEPRFLMEFAAAALTAMMAAAAAFCSTCPGRPLWERLAPFPFLALWLACIGEGCRQELSRIGLRAVHLNMEFSCVWEILALSAAPAMLMLFMVRRGAPIAPYLTTGLSALAALSLSGAVMLLVHRQESSIMVLIWQFGSVVMLSGFAALFGRRLIYWRPVDLASFESGTVPHC; encoded by the coding sequence ATGAAGTCCGAAGAGCTCATTCGCCGTCTTGCGGTAAACGCCAAGCCCGTGCGCCGTCTCCCGCACCCCTTCTCGCGCACTGCGGCATGGTTTCTTGTCTCGCTCACCTATGCGGCAGGCTTGGTGTTCGCTTTGGGCATACGCCAGGATTTTGCAGCTCGGATCGCGGAGCCACGCTTCTTGATGGAGTTTGCGGCCGCGGCCCTCACCGCGATGATGGCCGCCGCGGCCGCTTTCTGCTCGACGTGCCCTGGCCGGCCGTTGTGGGAGCGTCTAGCGCCATTTCCTTTTCTTGCTCTTTGGCTCGCTTGTATTGGTGAGGGTTGCAGGCAGGAATTGTCCCGGATTGGACTAAGAGCCGTGCATCTGAATATGGAATTCAGTTGCGTTTGGGAGATATTGGCGTTGAGCGCGGCGCCGGCAATGCTGATGCTTTTCATGGTGAGGCGCGGGGCGCCGATTGCGCCTTATCTTACGACGGGTCTATCGGCGCTCGCAGCCCTGTCGTTGAGCGGCGCCGTGATGCTTTTGGTCCATCGACAAGAGTCGAGCATAATGGTTCTCATCTGGCAATTTGGATCGGTCGTCATGCTGTCGGGGTTCGCCGCGCTGTTTGGTCGGCGATTGATCTATTGGCGACCTGTGGATCTCGCCTCCTTTGAAAGTGGAACGGTACCTCATTGCTAG
- a CDS encoding fumarylacetoacetate hydrolase family protein, whose amino-acid sequence MKLASLKGGRDGRLAVVSRDLTRAALADDIAPTLQAALDDWARVSPLLLALYELVEAETTATFRFRERDCASPLPRAFQWADGSAYLNHVELVRKARGADMPASFRDEPLMYQGGSDAFLGPRDPIPLLDERLGLDLEAEIAVVIDDVPMGLGPVAVRESIMLVMLVNDVTLRGLVPDEIAKGFGFFQSKPHSAFSPVAVTPDELGSAWDGGRLSLPLLSSVDGAPLGRPNAGADMNFDFGQLIAHAARTRPLSAGTIIGSGTVSNRGVDGGPGLPIAKGGLGYSCLVEQRTVEALTEGEARTPFLKAGDIVRIEMLDEERHSIFGAIEQHVEAR is encoded by the coding sequence ATGAAGCTCGCATCGTTAAAAGGCGGTCGCGACGGCAGACTCGCCGTTGTCTCGCGCGATTTGACACGTGCGGCTTTGGCCGACGACATCGCGCCGACGCTGCAAGCGGCGCTCGACGATTGGGCGCGCGTCAGTCCATTGCTTTTGGCGCTTTACGAGCTGGTCGAAGCCGAGACCACCGCGACTTTCCGCTTTCGCGAACGCGACTGCGCTTCGCCTCTACCGCGCGCCTTTCAATGGGCGGATGGATCAGCCTATCTCAATCACGTCGAGCTTGTCAGGAAAGCCCGGGGCGCGGATATGCCGGCGAGCTTCAGAGACGAGCCGCTCATGTATCAGGGAGGCTCCGACGCCTTCCTGGGGCCGCGAGATCCGATACCTTTGCTCGATGAGCGGCTCGGCCTCGATCTGGAGGCGGAGATCGCAGTCGTCATCGACGACGTGCCGATGGGCCTCGGTCCCGTCGCAGTCCGAGAGAGCATTATGCTCGTCATGCTCGTCAATGACGTCACGCTCCGTGGGCTTGTTCCGGATGAAATCGCCAAGGGCTTCGGATTTTTCCAGTCCAAGCCCCATTCTGCTTTCTCTCCCGTCGCTGTAACGCCCGATGAGCTCGGCTCCGCTTGGGATGGCGGCCGACTGTCGCTGCCGCTGCTCTCGTCTGTTGATGGCGCGCCGCTCGGGCGACCAAACGCCGGCGCCGATATGAACTTCGATTTCGGCCAGCTGATCGCCCATGCCGCGCGCACGCGTCCGTTGTCGGCCGGTACGATTATCGGTTCCGGCACGGTTTCCAACCGCGGCGTGGATGGCGGGCCCGGTCTTCCAATCGCGAAAGGCGGCCTCGGCTATTCCTGTCTTGTCGAGCAGCGCACCGTGGAGGCGCTCACCGAGGGCGAAGCGCGCACGCCCTTTCTCAAAGCGGGTGACATCGTACGAATCGAAATGCTGGACGAGGAGCGCCACTCGATCTTTGGGGCGATCGAGCAGCATGTTGAGGCGAGATAG
- the mmsB gene encoding 3-hydroxyisobutyrate dehydrogenase, which yields MPRIAFIGLGAMGLPMAANLSASGYDIAGYDCSASAREKASSQGIELSESMKAAAEGADAVVTMLQNGDQVLTVWESLLGLAADALFIDCSTIDLMSAQCAHALARALGALSVDAPVSGGVAGAQAGKLTFMCGAELEAFEKAQPILQSMGARIVHCGGPGLGQAAKICNNLMLGVAMAATAEAFTLAEQLGLSSQALFDVASVSSGQSWSLTSYCPVAGLTPEAPANRGYKAGFQTKLMLKDLRLAETAAAGSGLETPMASAAARLYSTYESEGGGEHDFSGVIQAMRRR from the coding sequence TTGCCTCGCATCGCCTTCATCGGATTGGGCGCCATGGGTCTTCCAATGGCGGCTAATCTCTCGGCTTCCGGCTACGACATCGCCGGCTATGATTGCTCGGCTTCCGCCCGCGAAAAGGCGTCGAGCCAAGGCATTGAGCTCAGCGAATCCATGAAGGCGGCGGCCGAGGGCGCCGATGCGGTTGTCACGATGCTGCAAAACGGCGACCAGGTGCTAACCGTTTGGGAGTCGTTGCTTGGGCTTGCGGCCGATGCGCTTTTCATCGACTGCTCCACGATCGATCTAATGAGCGCGCAATGCGCCCACGCCCTTGCGCGCGCATTGGGGGCGCTGTCCGTGGACGCGCCGGTGTCTGGTGGAGTCGCTGGCGCCCAGGCGGGCAAGCTCACCTTCATGTGCGGCGCTGAGCTGGAGGCTTTCGAGAAAGCGCAGCCGATCCTGCAAAGCATGGGCGCGCGGATCGTGCATTGCGGCGGCCCCGGGCTCGGGCAAGCGGCGAAAATCTGCAATAATCTCATGCTCGGCGTCGCCATGGCCGCCACGGCGGAGGCCTTTACGCTCGCCGAGCAGCTGGGACTTTCAAGTCAGGCCCTTTTTGACGTCGCATCCGTCTCGTCGGGACAATCTTGGTCGTTGACGAGCTATTGCCCCGTGGCGGGGCTAACGCCCGAAGCGCCTGCCAACCGGGGTTATAAGGCTGGCTTCCAAACCAAGCTCATGCTCAAGGACCTGAGGCTGGCCGAGACGGCCGCCGCGGGCTCAGGGCTCGAGACGCCCATGGCCTCAGCCGCCGCTCGGCTCTACTCTACTTATGAGAGCGAAGGCGGAGGGGAACACGACTTCTCCGGCGTCATTCAGGCGATGCGTCGGCGTTGA
- a CDS encoding sigma-70 family RNA polymerase sigma factor: MCAAQDGDSAAYATLLTEMLPLLRRSVAYKRPGASDVEDIVQEILLSVHTVRHTYDPERPFMPWLMTIAARRTIDAARRQASRNANETAVDVLPETFSRDDAKSDQEIADDQAFLRRALAQLPDGQREAVELMKVKGLSLQEASVVTGKSVASLKVSVHRAIKAMREFTKKEGWRQ; this comes from the coding sequence ATGTGCGCCGCGCAGGACGGTGATAGCGCCGCCTATGCGACGCTCCTGACAGAAATGCTCCCTCTGCTTCGGAGATCGGTCGCCTACAAACGGCCTGGCGCATCGGACGTGGAGGACATTGTTCAGGAAATCCTGCTTTCGGTGCATACTGTTCGGCACACCTATGACCCGGAACGCCCGTTCATGCCCTGGCTTATGACGATTGCCGCCCGCCGGACGATCGATGCGGCAAGGCGGCAAGCTTCGCGGAACGCAAATGAGACCGCAGTGGATGTCTTACCGGAAACCTTTTCGAGAGATGACGCGAAGAGCGATCAGGAGATTGCCGATGATCAGGCCTTCTTGAGGCGCGCCCTGGCGCAATTGCCCGACGGACAACGCGAGGCGGTCGAGCTTATGAAAGTGAAGGGCTTGTCTCTCCAGGAGGCCTCAGTTGTGACCGGCAAGAGCGTTGCATCGCTGAAGGTCAGCGTCCACCGGGCCATAAAGGCCATGCGCGAATTCACGAAAAAAGAGGGTTGGCGGCAATGA
- a CDS encoding SCO family protein: protein MTMANSSHAFRGLLHAVHFAPLLLASISASHAAQPDSAVVRSELTFVAPAITLTDDIRNSVRLDQLLAERRPVIVQFIFTSCTTICGVMTSTLAAAKTELSAVRGDYRAVSITIDPDYDTPERLHEFAENFPPDNHWRFLTGRKEDIARVLSAFDARFANDAKANHRAYTYLRGSPEQPWVRIEGLISSKQLVSEYRTIVQKAESSH, encoded by the coding sequence ATGACAATGGCAAACTCAAGTCATGCCTTCCGGGGGCTGCTGCACGCGGTTCATTTTGCGCCTCTGCTATTGGCTTCAATTTCCGCGTCTCACGCCGCTCAGCCCGACTCCGCCGTTGTGCGCAGCGAGCTAACCTTTGTGGCGCCTGCGATCACCCTGACCGACGACATCCGGAACTCTGTGCGGCTCGATCAATTGCTCGCCGAGCGCCGGCCCGTCATCGTGCAGTTCATCTTTACGAGCTGCACAACCATATGCGGCGTGATGACGTCGACCCTGGCGGCCGCAAAGACCGAGCTTTCGGCTGTCCGCGGGGATTATCGAGCCGTATCCATCACGATTGATCCGGACTACGATACGCCGGAACGGCTGCACGAGTTTGCGGAGAATTTTCCGCCCGACAATCATTGGCGATTTCTGACCGGACGAAAAGAGGACATTGCACGGGTGCTGTCAGCTTTCGATGCACGCTTCGCCAATGATGCAAAGGCGAACCATCGGGCTTACACCTATCTCCGCGGGTCGCCAGAGCAACCTTGGGTTCGTATCGAGGGTCTGATCAGCAGCAAGCAACTTGTGAGCGAGTATCGAACCATTGTCCAAAAAGCCGAAAGCTCTCACTGA
- a CDS encoding CoA-acylating methylmalonate-semialdehyde dehydrogenase: MQELAHFIGGRRVLGRSGRFAEVYEPMTGAVRALAPLASSEEVQAAVADARAAQSEWAAVNPQRRARVMIRFAEIVGKEMEPLARLLACEHGKTIADARGDIRRGLEVVEFCVGAPQLLKGDYTNSAGAGIDIASMRQPLGVAAGITPFNFPAMIPMWMFAPAIACGDAFILKPSERNPSVPLRLAELMLEAGLPPGVLNVILGDKEAVDALLDDRGVEGIAFVGSTQVAEYVYSRATGNGKRAQCFGAGKNHMVVMPDADMEQTVEALVAAGYGSAGERCMAISVAVPVGQSTAKELLRRLAPRVESLKVGLSTDETADFGPLISKAHLERVRNYVSLGVSEGAKLLVDGRDFKMQGYENGFFIGGCLFDEVEPPMRIYREEIFGPVVSVVRAETYQQALALVDAHEYGNGAAIFTRSGDVARDFATRAKVGMIGVNIATPTPLAYYTFGGWKRSFFGDLNQHGEDAFRFYTRTKTVTSRWAGGGREGANFAFPTMS; encoded by the coding sequence ATGCAGGAGTTGGCGCATTTTATCGGAGGGCGTCGCGTCCTCGGACGCTCTGGCCGCTTCGCCGAAGTTTACGAACCAATGACCGGCGCCGTGAGGGCCCTCGCGCCGCTTGCCTCGTCCGAAGAGGTGCAGGCGGCCGTCGCCGACGCGCGGGCCGCCCAATCCGAATGGGCGGCGGTGAATCCGCAGCGGCGCGCGCGCGTCATGATCCGCTTTGCGGAGATCGTCGGAAAAGAGATGGAGCCGCTCGCCAGGCTCCTTGCTTGCGAGCATGGCAAGACGATCGCCGATGCGCGCGGCGATATTCGGCGCGGGCTGGAGGTGGTTGAGTTCTGCGTGGGGGCTCCGCAGCTCCTCAAAGGCGACTACACAAATTCGGCTGGCGCTGGAATTGACATTGCCTCCATGCGTCAGCCGCTCGGCGTGGCGGCCGGAATCACGCCGTTCAACTTCCCGGCGATGATCCCGATGTGGATGTTCGCTCCGGCGATCGCATGCGGCGACGCCTTCATTCTCAAGCCGTCGGAGCGCAATCCGAGTGTGCCGCTGCGCCTCGCGGAACTGATGCTGGAAGCAGGCCTGCCGCCGGGCGTGCTCAATGTGATCCTCGGCGACAAAGAGGCGGTCGACGCGCTTCTTGACGATCGTGGCGTCGAGGGGATCGCCTTCGTCGGCTCCACGCAGGTCGCCGAATATGTCTATTCGCGCGCGACGGGTAACGGCAAAAGGGCGCAATGTTTCGGAGCCGGAAAAAACCACATGGTTGTCATGCCTGACGCCGATATGGAACAGACTGTCGAGGCGCTCGTCGCAGCTGGCTACGGCTCGGCCGGCGAGCGTTGCATGGCCATCTCTGTCGCCGTCCCGGTTGGGCAATCGACGGCGAAGGAATTGCTGCGCCGGCTCGCGCCACGGGTCGAGTCCTTGAAAGTTGGTCTCTCGACGGACGAAACGGCGGACTTCGGCCCGCTGATCTCGAAAGCGCATCTCGAGAGAGTGCGGAACTATGTTTCGCTTGGCGTCTCCGAAGGTGCGAAGCTCCTCGTCGACGGGCGCGACTTCAAGATGCAGGGCTATGAAAACGGCTTTTTCATCGGCGGCTGTCTCTTCGACGAGGTCGAGCCGCCTATGCGCATCTACCGAGAGGAGATTTTTGGCCCTGTGGTCTCGGTCGTGCGCGCGGAAACTTATCAGCAGGCGCTGGCGCTTGTCGACGCGCATGAATATGGCAATGGCGCCGCCATCTTCACTCGGTCGGGCGATGTTGCGCGGGATTTCGCCACGCGCGCCAAAGTCGGAATGATCGGCGTCAATATCGCGACGCCGACGCCGCTCGCCTACTACACCTTTGGCGGCTGGAAACGCTCCTTCTTCGGCGATCTCAACCAGCACGGCGAAGATGCGTTCCGCTTTTATACAAGGACGAAAACCGTCACCTCGCGCTGGGCTGGCGGGGGCAGGGAAGGGGCGAATTTCGCCTTTCCGACGATGTCCTGA
- the hmgA gene encoding homogentisate 1,2-dioxygenase gives MAAYMSGFGNEFESEALPGALPRGQNSPQHCPYGLYAEQLSGSAFTAPQGVNRRSWLYRIRPSVLHARNFGACDLPLWKTAPSRATTEHPIDQMRWGPAPLPDGAVSFIEGVGIMTTAGDADARVGMAAGVYVATQSMVDDYFYNADGEIMIAPQQGVLVFDTEFGRLEVAPGEICVLPRGVKFRVTLKDGPVRGYLCENYGAPFVLPSRGVIGANGLADARDFLTPVAAFEDSQRASRMTVKWGGRFYVCDIPRSPLDVVAWHGNYAPYKYDLARFCPVGALLFDHPDPSIFCVLTSPSGQAGVGDLDFVIFPERWQVAEHTFRPPWFHMNVMSEFMGLIFGAYDAKPSGFVPGGASLHNAMLPHGPDAAAFEAATDAELKPSKLEHTLAFMFETRLPQHPTDFAFGLESRQADYAACWDGLPDQFERERP, from the coding sequence ATGGCGGCTTATATGAGCGGCTTCGGCAATGAGTTCGAATCCGAAGCCTTGCCGGGGGCGTTGCCACGCGGGCAAAATTCCCCGCAGCATTGTCCTTACGGGCTTTACGCGGAGCAGCTCTCTGGCTCGGCCTTCACGGCGCCGCAAGGCGTAAATCGGCGTTCGTGGCTTTACCGCATTCGTCCCTCCGTGCTGCATGCGCGAAACTTTGGGGCGTGTGATTTGCCGCTATGGAAGACGGCGCCGTCCCGCGCGACGACCGAACATCCAATCGATCAGATGAGATGGGGGCCTGCGCCGCTGCCCGATGGCGCCGTCAGCTTTATCGAGGGCGTCGGGATCATGACAACTGCGGGCGATGCAGATGCGCGCGTCGGAATGGCGGCGGGCGTTTACGTTGCAACGCAATCGATGGTCGACGACTATTTCTACAACGCGGACGGGGAGATTATGATCGCACCGCAACAGGGCGTGCTGGTCTTCGATACGGAATTCGGCCGGCTTGAGGTGGCGCCAGGTGAAATCTGCGTCCTGCCGCGCGGCGTGAAATTCCGCGTGACTCTAAAAGATGGGCCCGTGCGGGGCTATTTGTGCGAGAATTATGGCGCGCCTTTCGTCCTGCCGAGCCGCGGCGTTATCGGCGCTAATGGTCTCGCTGACGCTCGTGATTTTCTCACGCCTGTCGCCGCCTTTGAGGATTCGCAGCGCGCATCCCGCATGACGGTGAAATGGGGCGGGCGCTTTTATGTGTGCGATATTCCGCGTTCGCCGCTCGATGTCGTGGCATGGCACGGCAATTACGCGCCTTACAAATACGACCTTGCTCGCTTCTGTCCTGTCGGCGCCTTGTTGTTCGATCATCCTGATCCGTCGATTTTCTGCGTCCTGACCTCGCCATCCGGTCAAGCGGGCGTGGGCGATCTCGACTTCGTCATTTTTCCCGAACGCTGGCAGGTCGCCGAACATACATTCCGACCGCCATGGTTCCATATGAATGTGATGAGCGAGTTCATGGGGCTTATCTTCGGCGCCTATGACGCAAAGCCGAGCGGCTTCGTCCCCGGCGGCGCCTCGCTGCATAACGCCATGTTGCCACATGGGCCAGACGCCGCGGCTTTTGAGGCCGCAACAGACGCGGAGCTCAAGCCCAGCAAGCTCGAACACACGCTCGCCTTCATGTTCGAGACACGCTTGCCGCAGCATCCGACGGATTTTGCCTTCGGGCTCGAAAGCCGGCAGGCGGATTACGCCGCCTGCTGGGATGGCCTGCCAGACCAGTTCGAGAGGGAGCGGCCATGA
- a CDS encoding c-type cytochrome — MATTQGDVSLPESRAACVTCHRPSGFGTSEGGYFVPPINGLALFSERQLDRGRFLLNRFEQAQPQRYRARLNQPHMRPAYNFETLGRALRGGVDASGQDLDPIMPRYQLSDADVANLKSFLRNLSATIDPGITDDELHFATIVSKDASSRDRAAMLSVIEAYFDWANKNSGGERSRQGFSPYHQSELISATRKWRLHVWELEGAPESWSQQLELKYQAQPVFAFVSGLAPVWEQIAQFCDKKKIPALFPNTELPGRRKDGQTFYFTRGLELEAKGLVAFFSREHAGKTHILQVVGEGPMAHEPARIFDQEARAVGIEVETVAMADVDNANRLVLPQTAIVVWPGNATDEKVASLLSASPKTSKIYLPSTILEFSKSESARPFLERLFFVDPYEVDTQSHPLSFRVRAWIDTRGVSITHPTLQFQTYYALSLLDAAIGRLKTDFFRDYLIENVEHEAEGDLNPGVFPRLSLGPGQRVASHGVYVVQMAREKVDRIEPVGDWIIP; from the coding sequence GTGGCGACGACTCAGGGCGACGTCTCTCTGCCCGAATCGCGAGCGGCTTGCGTCACGTGCCATAGGCCCAGCGGATTCGGAACAAGCGAAGGGGGGTATTTCGTTCCGCCGATTAATGGCTTGGCGCTTTTCAGCGAGCGGCAATTGGATCGCGGCCGCTTCCTTCTCAACCGCTTTGAGCAGGCGCAGCCGCAACGCTATCGCGCACGCCTCAATCAACCGCACATGCGCCCTGCCTATAATTTCGAAACGCTCGGGCGCGCTTTGCGAGGCGGCGTGGACGCTTCTGGTCAGGACCTCGATCCGATCATGCCGCGCTACCAGCTTTCGGACGCCGATGTCGCTAATCTTAAATCGTTCCTGCGTAATCTTTCGGCGACGATTGATCCGGGGATAACAGACGACGAACTCCACTTCGCGACGATCGTGAGCAAAGATGCGTCTTCGCGGGATCGGGCGGCAATGCTTTCGGTGATCGAGGCCTATTTCGATTGGGCGAATAAAAACTCGGGAGGCGAACGCAGCCGGCAAGGTTTCTCGCCCTACCACCAGTCCGAGCTTATCAGCGCAACGCGAAAATGGCGGCTGCATGTCTGGGAGCTCGAGGGGGCGCCCGAGAGCTGGTCGCAGCAACTTGAACTCAAATATCAGGCTCAGCCGGTTTTCGCATTCGTCTCGGGATTGGCGCCTGTTTGGGAGCAGATCGCCCAGTTCTGCGACAAGAAGAAAATCCCTGCACTATTTCCCAACACCGAGCTTCCTGGGCGCCGGAAGGATGGACAGACGTTCTACTTTACGCGCGGCCTCGAGCTCGAAGCAAAGGGGCTGGTCGCCTTTTTTTCGCGCGAACACGCTGGCAAGACGCACATTCTCCAAGTAGTCGGCGAAGGGCCGATGGCGCATGAGCCTGCGAGGATTTTCGACCAAGAAGCTCGCGCAGTCGGCATTGAAGTTGAAACGGTCGCTATGGCCGATGTCGACAACGCTAATCGTTTGGTGTTGCCTCAAACCGCCATCGTGGTGTGGCCCGGCAATGCCACCGATGAAAAAGTCGCTTCACTGTTATCTGCATCGCCCAAGACGTCGAAAATCTATCTTCCTTCGACGATATTAGAATTTTCCAAGAGCGAGTCGGCTCGACCCTTCTTGGAGCGTCTTTTTTTCGTCGATCCCTATGAAGTCGACACCCAATCTCATCCGCTGTCGTTCCGCGTGCGTGCATGGATCGATACACGCGGCGTTTCGATCACTCATCCAACGCTCCAATTTCAAACTTACTACGCCCTTTCGCTCCTCGACGCCGCGATTGGGCGGCTCAAGACCGACTTCTTCCGGGACTATCTCATAGAAAACGTCGAGCATGAGGCGGAAGGAGACTTGAATCCGGGAGTGTTCCCCCGCCTTTCGCTTGGCCCTGGTCAGCGCGTCGCGTCGCATGGCGTGTATGTCGTTCAGATGGCGCGCGAGAAAGTCGATCGCATCGAACCTGTCGGAGATTGGATAATCCCTTAG
- a CDS encoding SCO family protein → MNERRKFLAGLSLAGLLPVANAAQAMTSGQEHTHTHGGVQLYGRSQLPESTVTTHDGRTVQLYGDLIRNKVVIINFMSIANEESFPITASLAEVAKLLGDRLEEEVRIISITGDPANDTTERLAAFAEKFGAPKGWVFVRASSEGNAAYASRLYKHGRDTSRPASVDIVHYGNDAVGLWAAFPALIAPEDAASRIKSVMNGKPVTGDFAQAGPRRLDENGPSFHNRAI, encoded by the coding sequence ATGAACGAGAGGCGCAAGTTCCTCGCGGGGCTGTCGCTCGCGGGTTTGCTCCCAGTCGCCAACGCCGCGCAGGCGATGACGTCGGGGCAAGAACACACACACACTCATGGCGGCGTGCAGCTCTATGGCCGTAGCCAGCTACCGGAATCGACCGTCACCACGCACGATGGCCGCACGGTGCAGCTTTACGGGGATCTTATTCGTAACAAGGTCGTCATTATCAATTTCATGTCGATTGCGAATGAGGAAAGCTTTCCGATCACTGCAAGTCTCGCAGAGGTCGCCAAGCTTCTGGGCGATCGCCTCGAAGAAGAGGTTCGGATCATTTCGATCACCGGCGATCCGGCAAATGACACGACGGAGCGCCTGGCTGCTTTCGCCGAAAAATTCGGCGCGCCGAAGGGGTGGGTTTTCGTCCGCGCTTCGTCCGAAGGCAATGCGGCTTATGCCTCGCGCCTTTATAAGCACGGGAGGGACACATCTCGCCCCGCCTCCGTCGACATCGTTCACTATGGCAATGACGCTGTTGGCCTGTGGGCCGCGTTTCCCGCATTGATCGCGCCGGAAGACGCGGCGTCGCGGATCAAGTCGGTGATGAATGGAAAGCCTGTGACGGGCGATTTCGCCCAGGCTGGCCCGCGCCGCCTCGACGAGAACGGACCATCCTTCCACAATCGGGCCATCTAA
- a CDS encoding multicopper oxidase family protein, with translation MAQEAHAVPQSGLLFPDGYVPGFQAHPSPPATPFAMPLYVMPTAQPVPVGALGTPPDPARHQRYNEFLPKKFYKQVLSEFKWNYHLEGPYANGSWAYGFNGATPGETFMARYGEPIFVRRFNNLPPVGTGNISFALPSSTIHTHNGHQASESDGNPADFTFPGEFWDHHYPNIYAGNDPREALSTLWYHDHRLDFTATNVYAGLAGFYLLFDESDSGNEQDRNPKAYRLPSGRYDVPLILHDVLFDQNGQPIWDFTGAHPVANSGETGGYIGSDVYTNHGMLGDRFTVNRRIQPYFQVERRKYRFRLLNGGPSRLYKLYLTTQGKDAIPFVAISNDGNLLPEPILTDNVNLWVANRCDIIVDFSKFNAGDKIYLTNRLAMRNDGAGLAGGLLDQGDLIMRFDVVGPMVFDPSRIPERFRELPPINLKDVKRERLFVFDYTNGLWTVNGKLMDPKRIDAAIEQGTAEIWTIRNGGNNWSHPIHTHFEEFQIIEKNGKPIKPGSMLNARKDVVELAPGDEVKFYGHWRDFFGKYVMHCHNVVHEDHAMMIRWDIVKPGQGF, from the coding sequence GTGGCTCAGGAAGCGCACGCAGTTCCGCAAAGCGGTCTGCTTTTCCCCGATGGCTATGTTCCGGGGTTTCAGGCGCACCCAAGTCCGCCCGCAACGCCTTTCGCCATGCCATTGTATGTCATGCCGACCGCGCAGCCGGTGCCTGTCGGGGCCCTCGGAACGCCTCCGGATCCGGCGCGGCATCAGCGCTACAACGAGTTTCTTCCGAAGAAATTCTACAAGCAGGTTCTGTCGGAATTTAAGTGGAACTATCATCTTGAGGGGCCTTACGCGAACGGCTCCTGGGCATACGGTTTCAATGGCGCGACACCCGGCGAGACATTCATGGCGCGCTATGGCGAGCCGATCTTCGTTCGTCGCTTCAATAATCTGCCGCCAGTTGGCACAGGCAATATCTCTTTCGCCTTGCCCTCGAGCACGATTCACACGCACAATGGCCACCAGGCTTCCGAAAGCGACGGCAATCCGGCGGACTTCACATTCCCCGGAGAATTCTGGGATCATCACTACCCCAACATCTACGCCGGCAACGATCCGCGGGAAGCGCTCAGCACGCTTTGGTACCATGACCATCGTCTCGATTTCACCGCGACCAATGTTTATGCAGGCCTAGCAGGCTTCTATCTGCTGTTCGACGAGAGCGATTCAGGTAACGAACAGGATCGGAACCCCAAGGCTTATCGTCTCCCGAGCGGCCGATATGACGTCCCGCTGATTTTGCACGACGTTCTGTTCGACCAGAACGGCCAACCGATCTGGGACTTCACCGGCGCTCATCCGGTCGCCAATTCCGGTGAAACGGGCGGCTACATCGGCAGTGACGTCTACACGAACCACGGCATGCTCGGTGACCGCTTCACGGTCAACCGCCGCATCCAGCCGTATTTTCAAGTGGAGCGTCGTAAATACCGCTTCCGTCTGCTGAACGGCGGCCCGTCGCGTCTCTACAAGCTGTACCTGACCACGCAGGGCAAGGACGCCATCCCGTTCGTGGCGATCTCGAACGACGGTAATCTGCTACCCGAGCCGATCCTGACCGACAATGTCAATCTTTGGGTCGCTAATCGCTGTGACATTATCGTCGATTTTTCGAAGTTCAACGCCGGCGACAAAATCTATCTTACCAATCGACTCGCCATGAGAAACGATGGCGCGGGCCTCGCTGGCGGTCTTCTGGACCAAGGCGACCTGATAATGCGCTTCGATGTCGTTGGGCCTATGGTCTTCGATCCGAGTCGCATCCCAGAGCGGTTCCGCGAGCTGCCGCCGATTAACCTCAAGGACGTCAAGCGCGAACGCCTATTTGTCTTCGACTATACCAACGGTCTTTGGACGGTGAACGGAAAGCTCATGGATCCAAAGCGCATCGACGCCGCGATCGAGCAGGGCACGGCCGAAATCTGGACTATTCGGAATGGCGGCAACAACTGGTCGCACCCCATCCACACACATTTCGAGGAATTCCAGATCATCGAAAAGAATGGCAAGCCGATAAAGCCCGGCTCCATGCTGAACGCCCGCAAGGATGTCGTCGAACTGGCGCCGGGCGATGAGGTGAAGTTCTACGGGCATTGGCGAGATTTCTTCGGCAAATATGTCATGCACTGCCACAACGTCGTGCATGAAGATCACGCAATGATGATCCGCTGGGACATCGTGAAGCCAGGCCAGGGTTTCTAA